One Salmo salar chromosome ssa01, Ssal_v3.1, whole genome shotgun sequence DNA window includes the following coding sequences:
- the LOC106604311 gene encoding PR domain zinc finger protein 8, whose protein sequence is MDHHFLPHSLWTSEGKFLHHNATVLYSSVHVMCNIPAGAQFGPCILQNTFHETIAFIALKSCDKRSKSHVFRVDPESSALVLSWLCLVQAARHREEQNTEAFLKGGQLYFRTTKEIHQDEELLVWYDQELSHLLGFTDISTRGHNAELKCAKCNQVFKNEYPYLAHCRFLCSQVKNDMPSREAYEHKHIEIKRQHRITDFHNIARDLEHKESSASEEAEISLRKRKHEETDYHRWRKTVLLEKTNIFNDNITQIARDYHLIAPESTGSALKLKAEKYQLKKDKVECKNSAFTEVGAAKRSVMHEKEKPTDADSETVRKMGSGLNSKSNNSEFSFVLCSGQEEQKSAFCKPSKGTSSSNCSTAHPSNTPAPSNHLEDVRDIFTLKTVLGYNNLLASNNIMLNGDLPGAQTLPTPVTCNAFPYPPEHWSRSIGAQIQTSSLTILPPTFSSFGVSVQNWCAKCNLSFRMTSDLVFHMRSHHKKEFLERSQVRRREEKLTCPICHEFFRERHHLSRHMTSHN, encoded by the exons ATGGACCATCACTTTTTACCTCATTCCCTCTGGACCAGCGAGGGTAAATTCCTCCACCACAACGCAACAGTCCTCTACTCCAGCGTACATGTCATGTGCAACATCCCTGCTGGGGCACAGTTCGGCCCGTGCATCCTTCAGAACACGTTCCATGAAACCATCGCCTTCATAGCGTTAAAATCCTGCGACAAGAGAAGCAAATCACACGTGTTCAGg GTGGACCCCGAGAGCTCTGCTCTCGTGCTGTCCTGGCTGTGTCTGGTGCAAGCGGCACGTCACCGGGAGGAGCAGAACACCGAAGCGTTCCTGAAGGGAGGCCAGCTGTATTTCCGGACCACCAAGGAAATCCATCAGGATGAGGAACTGTTGGTGTGGTATGACCAGGAGCTGTCACATCTACTGGGCTTCACTGACATCTCAACCAGAGGACATAATGCag AGCTCAAATGTGCAAAATGTAACCAGGTCTTCAAGAACGAGTATCCCTACTTGGCCCACTGCCGCTTCCTGTGCTCGCAGGTGAAGAATGACATGCCGAGCAGAGAGGCCTatgaacacaaacacattgaAATAAAACGGCAACACCGCATCACAGACTTTCACAACATCGCCAGGGATCTGGAACATAAAGAATCCAGCGCCAGTGAGGAAGCAGAGATTTCTCTGCGGAAAAGGAAACATGAGGAGACGGATTACCACCGATGGAGGAAAACAGTGTTACTGGAGAAAACCAACATCTTTAATGACAACATCACACAGATAGCCAGAGACTACCACCTTATTGCGCCAGAGTCAACTGGCTCTGCTTTGAAACTGAAGGCGGAGAAGTACCAGCTCAAAAAGGACAAAGTGGAATGCAAAAATAGTGCGTTCACAGAAGTAGGAGCTGCAAAAAGGAGTGTTATGCACGAGAAAGAAAAGCCAACAGATGCTGATTCTGAGACAGTGAGGAAGATGGGCTCTGGTTTGAACTCAAAGAGCAACAACAGTGAGTTTTCATTCGTTCTGTGCAGTGGACAGGAGGAGCAGAAAAGCGCTTTCTGTAAACCCAGTAAAGGGACTTCTTCTTCTAACTGCTCTACAGCTCACCCATCCAACACACCTGCCCCATCGAACCACCTAGAAGACGTGAGAGACATTTTTACCTTAAAGACTGTTCTGGGATACAACAATTTGTTGGCATCTAATAATATTATGTTGAATGGTGATTTACCTGGCGCACAGACCCTACCCACACCGGTTACTTGCAATGCTTTTCCTTACCCGCCAGAGCACTGGTCCAGGAGCATTGGAGCCCAAATACAAACATCATCTCTAACAATTCTTCCTCCAACATTTAGCTCCTTTGGGGTGTCAGTGCAGAACTGGTGCGCCAAGTGTAACCTCTCCTTCCGCATGACTTCAGACCTGGTGTTCCACATGCGCTCGCACCACAAGAAGGAGTTTCTGGAGCGGTCCCAGGTGAGGAGGCGAGAGGAGAAACTCACATGCCCTATCTGCCACGAGTTCTTCCGGGAACGGCACCACCTGTCACGCCACATGACTTCTCACAATTAA